From Pseudoleptotrichia goodfellowii, a single genomic window includes:
- a CDS encoding HPr family phosphocarrier protein: MASKTVVMTNPTGLHTRPGGVFVAKAKEFESDVFVEHDGKKVNGKSLLKLLSIGIKNGSEITVHAEGPDADKAVEVLGELLATIRD; the protein is encoded by the coding sequence ATGGCAAGTAAAACAGTAGTTATGACAAATCCTACAGGATTACATACAAGACCGGGTGGGGTATTTGTTGCAAAAGCAAAAGAATTTGAAAGTGATGTTTTTGTTGAACACGACGGAAAAAAAGTAAACGGAAAATCATTGTTGAAATTATTATCTATAGGAATTAAAAACGGATCCGAAATTACAGTTCACGCTGAAGGACCTGATGCAGATAAAGCTGTTGAAGTTTTAGGAGAATTATTAGCTACTATCAGAGATTAA
- a CDS encoding PASTA domain-containing protein gives MAKKFKFNIIKTVITIVCLIILGTIGKEVFFRHFFNERHTIIPNVVNLHEKDAVKYLKDAGLNVKIINSKTEKVPLDTVFIQFPLAGKEVKVHRTIQIWVNNGEGQEVPNLVGLELLEARSKLQEQNIQIEKIDYQPSNQKYNTIIGVYPKPGTKLEINQKISILVSSQKILDASVMPNLIGLDINDAKVLLEQIGLSVGETSKGEDSTLPVNTIISTSPAPGAKISKGQKISLVINAGVKVQPTGPSVEEIINQTNQDLQNQEIENIINDTLNKIDKRDNSGNNQNNSGQQQNNNQQKPNNIGSETERTHNDGE, from the coding sequence ATGGCAAAGAAATTTAAGTTTAATATAATAAAAACGGTAATTACCATAGTGTGTCTGATTATTTTGGGAACTATCGGAAAAGAAGTTTTTTTCAGACACTTTTTTAACGAAAGACATACAATAATACCCAATGTTGTAAATCTTCATGAAAAAGATGCGGTAAAATATTTAAAGGATGCGGGACTTAATGTTAAAATTATAAATTCAAAAACTGAAAAAGTTCCTCTCGATACTGTATTTATACAGTTTCCTCTCGCAGGAAAAGAAGTAAAAGTGCATAGAACAATACAAATATGGGTAAACAACGGTGAAGGTCAGGAAGTACCTAACTTAGTGGGGCTTGAGTTGCTTGAAGCACGTTCCAAATTACAGGAACAGAATATTCAGATTGAAAAAATCGACTATCAGCCTTCCAACCAGAAGTATAATACTATAATCGGTGTATATCCTAAACCGGGAACAAAACTGGAAATAAATCAGAAAATTTCTATACTCGTGTCTTCCCAAAAAATACTCGATGCTTCGGTTATGCCTAACTTAATCGGACTTGATATAAATGATGCCAAAGTATTGCTTGAACAGATAGGACTTTCGGTAGGAGAAACTTCCAAAGGAGAAGATTCTACACTGCCTGTAAATACTATTATATCTACTTCCCCTGCTCCGGGAGCTAAAATTTCCAAAGGACAGAAAATATCCCTTGTAATCAATGCAGGTGTGAAAGTTCAGCCTACAGGACCGTCAGTTGAAGAGATTATAAATCAGACTAACCAGGATTTACAAAATCAGGAAATTGAAAATATTATAAACGATACTCTGAATAAAATAGATAAACGTGATAATTCAGGAAACAATCAGAATAATAGCGGACAGCAACAAAATAATAATCAGCAAAAACCTAACAATATCGGTTCGGAAACTGAAAGAACTCACAATGACGGCGAGTAA
- a CDS encoding MarR family winged helix-turn-helix transcriptional regulator has product MYSKIESLLDEFYKTYYKIEEINLNQVIKCLTTTELHVIEAIGEKSITMNELAEKLGITMGTASVAVNKLTDKYFIERSRSDDDRRKVYVQLSKKGLIAFKYHGNFHSNILEKITTKIPQKDLDTFIKVFEAIVDNLNKVKKEIQPESILSFEKGDTVQVSSIKGSTAIKKYLNEKGIVMKSLIKILDIDKHIIILLVNGEEKVINIDDATDIMVTKNYI; this is encoded by the coding sequence ATGTACTCTAAAATCGAGTCTTTACTGGATGAGTTTTACAAAACGTATTATAAAATTGAAGAAATAAATCTTAATCAGGTTATAAAATGTCTTACCACTACCGAGCTTCATGTAATCGAAGCGATCGGGGAAAAATCCATTACTATGAACGAACTTGCCGAAAAACTCGGCATTACTATGGGAACTGCTTCAGTCGCAGTAAATAAACTTACAGATAAATATTTTATTGAAAGAAGCAGATCTGACGATGACAGAAGAAAAGTATATGTCCAGCTTTCAAAAAAGGGACTGATTGCCTTTAAATATCACGGAAATTTTCATTCCAATATTTTGGAAAAAATAACGACTAAAATTCCTCAAAAAGATTTGGATACGTTTATAAAAGTATTTGAAGCTATAGTTGATAATCTGAATAAAGTAAAAAAAGAAATTCAGCCCGAATCTATACTGAGTTTTGAAAAAGGTGATACTGTTCAGGTATCTTCAATAAAAGGAAGTACCGCAATAAAAAAGTATCTTAACGAAAAAGGAATTGTCATGAAATCTTTGATTAAAATACTTGATATTGACAAGCATATTATTATTTTGCTTGTAAACGGTGAAGAAAAGGTTATAAATATTGACGATGCTACAGATATAATGGTTACGAAAAATTATATTTAA
- the rpe gene encoding ribulose-phosphate 3-epimerase codes for MAKKIIIAPSLLAADFSDLKNEIQKVEKAGAEYLHLDVMDGAFVPNISFGAPVISSIRKHSNLVFDVHLMVENPDRFIKDFVDTGVDIITVHVEATKHLNRTVQLIKSYGKKVGISLNPSTPLEMIKHELKNIDMVLIMTVNPGFGGQAFIENMTDKIKELRALDANIDIEVDGGINAETGKKVKESGANILVAGSYIFSGNYKEKIDSLK; via the coding sequence ATGGCAAAAAAAATAATTATAGCTCCGTCGCTACTTGCTGCGGACTTCAGTGATTTGAAAAATGAAATACAAAAAGTGGAAAAAGCGGGTGCAGAATATCTTCATCTTGATGTGATGGACGGGGCATTTGTTCCTAATATAAGTTTCGGGGCACCTGTCATTTCATCTATAAGAAAACACAGTAATCTTGTATTTGATGTTCATCTTATGGTTGAAAATCCTGACAGATTTATAAAAGATTTTGTTGATACGGGAGTGGATATAATAACTGTCCATGTGGAAGCTACAAAGCACCTGAACAGAACTGTTCAACTAATAAAATCTTACGGAAAAAAAGTCGGAATTTCTTTAAATCCGTCTACACCTTTGGAAATGATAAAGCACGAATTGAAAAATATTGATATGGTTCTTATTATGACAGTAAATCCCGGTTTCGGAGGACAGGCTTTCATAGAAAATATGACTGACAAAATAAAAGAACTCAGAGCTTTGGACGCAAATATAGATATTGAAGTAGACGGCGGAATAAATGCCGAAACAGGGAAAAAAGTGAAAGAATCCGGTGCAAATATATTAGTTGCAGGCTCATATATATTCAGCGGAAATTACAAAGAAAAAATTGATTCTTTAAAATAA
- the rsgA gene encoding ribosome small subunit-dependent GTPase A, with amino-acid sequence MTASNNGGNLIKGKIIRKIKGFYYVLDENCTDLKEENIYECKLRGTLKVKNDKLNCIIGDIVEFDKDEKVITKVEKRKNFLYRPLLSNIDFIGILFSVVTPNFDFTVFQKMLLNAGQQDIPAILILSKIDLISDEELQIFLNKIQENFGNTIPVFPVSVEKNIGLDNLLSYIKGKSVTVSGPSGAGKSSLINTFIGENILETNEISEKTSRGRHTTTESRFFKIDADTYLIDTPGFSTLDFPKLKEKKELELLFPEFSEYILQCKFRDCLHINEPGCSIKENLEKGNISEMRYNFYLYSFENIFSDNK; translated from the coding sequence ATGACGGCGAGTAATAACGGAGGTAATCTTATTAAAGGAAAAATAATCAGAAAAATTAAGGGTTTTTACTATGTTCTTGATGAAAATTGTACTGACCTGAAAGAAGAAAATATTTACGAATGTAAACTCAGAGGTACTTTGAAAGTAAAAAATGATAAACTCAACTGTATTATAGGAGATATTGTAGAATTTGACAAAGATGAAAAAGTTATAACAAAAGTAGAAAAAAGAAAAAACTTTCTTTACAGACCTTTACTATCAAATATTGATTTTATCGGAATACTTTTTTCCGTTGTTACTCCGAATTTTGATTTTACAGTTTTTCAAAAGATGCTTTTAAATGCCGGACAGCAGGATATTCCTGCAATATTGATTCTTTCAAAAATCGACTTGATTTCAGACGAAGAACTGCAGATATTTTTAAATAAAATACAGGAAAACTTCGGGAATACGATTCCCGTTTTTCCTGTTTCTGTTGAAAAAAATATCGGTTTGGACAATCTTTTATCTTATATCAAAGGTAAATCCGTTACTGTATCGGGACCGAGCGGTGCCGGAAAATCCTCGTTAATTAACACTTTTATCGGAGAAAATATTCTCGAAACAAACGAAATCAGTGAAAAAACTTCCAGGGGTCGTCATACAACTACTGAAAGCCGATTTTTCAAAATTGATGCAGACACTTATTTGATAGATACTCCGGGATTTTCCACTCTCGACTTTCCCAAGTTAAAAGAAAAAAAAGAGTTGGAACTTTTATTTCCCGAGTTTTCTGAATATATCCTCCAATGTAAATTCAGGGATTGTCTTCATATAAACGAACCGGGCTGCAGTATAAAAGAAAATCTTGAAAAAGGTAATATTTCTGAAATGAGATATAACTTTTACTTATATTCTTTTGAAAATATATTTTCAGACAATAAATAA
- a CDS encoding CTP synthase, translating into MRVKIDKTKFIFVTGGVVSSLGKGIVASSLGRLLKERGYKVTIQKFDPYINVDPGTMSPYQHGEVFVTEDGAETDLDLGHYERFINEDLTKYNNLTTGKIMSKIISKERKGEFLGGTVQTVPHVTDEIKYNIIKAAEESESDIVITEIGGTIGDIESDPFIEAIRQLKREVGRENIAYIHVTLLPYLKAAGELKTKPTQHSVKMLQGLGISPDVIIVRSEHPVDQNIKKKISIFCDIDEEAVIESLDADTLYEIPLTMERLGLADVICRHFKIENKKPALIEWSKMVEKFKNPKKLVKVAVVGKYVELKDAYISINEAIEHAGFNLDTKVEIDYLKAGNFDIEKLSSYDGILVPGGFGDRGIEGKIDAVRYARENKIPFFGICLGMQMACVEFARNVLGHKNATSTEFDRDTEYPIISLMEEQEGLEYLGGTMRLGAYPCILKDESIAANIYGKTSISERHRHRYEFNSKYKNEFEQAGMDIVGLSPDGNYVEVIEIKEHPYFLAVQYHPEFKSRPTKPHPLFTGWIKAVLKKRWT; encoded by the coding sequence ATGAGAGTAAAAATCGACAAGACAAAGTTTATCTTTGTTACGGGCGGAGTTGTTTCTTCGCTTGGAAAAGGAATTGTGGCTTCTTCATTGGGAAGACTTCTGAAAGAAAGAGGGTATAAAGTTACGATTCAAAAATTTGACCCGTATATCAATGTAGATCCGGGAACAATGAGCCCTTATCAGCACGGAGAAGTTTTTGTAACTGAAGACGGTGCGGAAACGGACTTAGACTTGGGACATTACGAGAGATTTATAAATGAAGATCTGACGAAGTATAATAATCTTACAACAGGGAAAATAATGTCTAAAATAATTTCCAAAGAGAGAAAAGGTGAATTTTTAGGCGGAACGGTTCAAACAGTTCCTCATGTTACAGACGAAATAAAATATAATATTATAAAAGCAGCCGAAGAAAGCGAATCTGATATAGTTATTACTGAAATAGGGGGAACTATAGGAGATATAGAAAGTGATCCTTTTATAGAAGCGATAAGACAGCTCAAAAGAGAAGTAGGAAGAGAAAATATAGCTTATATCCATGTTACTTTGCTTCCTTATTTAAAAGCCGCAGGAGAACTAAAAACAAAACCTACGCAGCACAGTGTAAAAATGCTTCAGGGATTGGGAATTTCGCCTGATGTAATTATAGTGAGAAGTGAACATCCTGTAGATCAGAATATTAAGAAAAAAATATCCATATTCTGTGATATAGATGAAGAAGCGGTAATAGAATCATTGGATGCCGATACACTTTACGAAATACCTTTGACAATGGAAAGATTGGGACTTGCCGATGTTATATGCAGACATTTCAAAATTGAAAATAAAAAACCTGCTTTGATTGAGTGGAGCAAAATGGTTGAAAAATTTAAAAATCCGAAAAAACTTGTAAAAGTTGCAGTTGTGGGAAAATATGTGGAATTGAAAGATGCCTACATAAGTATCAATGAAGCAATAGAGCATGCAGGATTTAATTTGGATACGAAAGTGGAAATAGACTATCTTAAAGCGGGAAATTTTGATATAGAAAAACTTTCAAGCTATGACGGAATACTTGTTCCGGGAGGTTTCGGAGATAGAGGAATAGAAGGAAAAATAGATGCTGTAAGATATGCGAGAGAAAATAAAATTCCGTTTTTCGGGATTTGTTTGGGAATGCAAATGGCATGTGTGGAATTTGCGAGAAATGTGTTAGGACATAAAAATGCTACTTCCACAGAATTTGACAGAGATACCGAATATCCGATTATAAGCCTTATGGAAGAACAGGAAGGGCTTGAATATTTGGGCGGAACAATGAGGTTGGGAGCATATCCGTGTATTTTAAAAGATGAGAGTATAGCGGCAAATATTTACGGAAAAACTTCAATAAGTGAAAGACATAGACACAGATACGAATTTAACAGTAAATATAAAAATGAATTTGAACAGGCGGGAATGGACATAGTAGGATTATCGCCTGACGGAAATTATGTGGAAGTAATTGAAATTAAAGAACATCCTTATTTTCTTGCAGTCCAGTATCATCCTGAATTTAAAAGCAGACCGACGAAACCTCATCCGTTATTTACAGGTTGGATAAAGGCTGTGTTGAAGAAAAGATGGACTTAA
- the abc-f gene encoding ribosomal protection-like ABC-F family protein, translating into MSLINISNLSFSYDNNYEMIFENVSFQIDTDWKLGFIGRNGKGKTTFLNILMRKYNYRGTVSSNVTFEYFPYEVKNEKLSTMEILREICPDCEEWKFLKEFSLLEIEEDIINHQFFLLSSGEKTKVLLAALFLKENNFLLIDEPTNHLDINARKIVSRYLKGKKSFILVSHDRNLLDSCIDHILSINKTNIEIQKGNFSTWEKNKRQQDELEIYQNRKLKKEIKRLVKSSKRVAVWSDKVEKTKNLGMGDKGYIGHMAAKMMKRAKSIEKRSDRLIEEKSQLLHNIDIDEKLKLSPLIFHSKRLIEFKNVSLFYNNRLICRDINFKINQGEIISLTGKNGSGKSTILKLIIGKNVKYTGNIYCAKNLKISYVSQDTSDLKGNLFEYIEEKQIDKTLFLSILSKMDFNSLQFEKDISDYSEGQKKKILITASLCEKAHLYIWDEPLNFIDIMSRIQIEELILNYRPTLLFVEHDELFNKKVADRFINL; encoded by the coding sequence ATGTCACTAATTAATATATCAAATTTATCTTTTTCCTATGATAATAATTATGAAATGATTTTTGAAAATGTCAGCTTTCAAATAGATACAGATTGGAAATTAGGATTTATAGGAAGAAACGGAAAAGGAAAAACAACTTTTCTGAATATTTTAATGAGGAAATATAATTATAGAGGGACTGTTTCATCAAATGTTACATTTGAATATTTTCCTTATGAAGTAAAAAATGAAAAACTTAGCACTATGGAAATTTTAAGGGAAATTTGCCCTGATTGTGAAGAATGGAAATTTTTGAAAGAATTTTCACTTTTAGAAATAGAGGAAGACATAATTAATCATCAGTTTTTTCTTTTATCAAGCGGAGAAAAGACAAAAGTACTATTGGCAGCTTTATTTTTAAAAGAGAATAATTTTTTACTAATAGATGAACCTACAAATCATCTTGATATAAATGCAAGAAAAATTGTGAGCAGATACTTGAAGGGAAAGAAAAGCTTTATTCTCGTTTCACATGACAGAAATCTTTTAGACAGCTGTATTGATCATATACTTTCAATTAATAAAACAAATATTGAAATTCAAAAAGGGAATTTTTCAACATGGGAAAAAAATAAACGGCAACAGGATGAACTGGAAATATATCAGAATAGGAAACTGAAAAAGGAGATAAAACGTCTTGTAAAATCCTCAAAAAGAGTTGCTGTCTGGTCCGATAAGGTAGAAAAAACAAAAAATCTCGGAATGGGAGATAAAGGATATATCGGACATATGGCTGCCAAAATGATGAAAAGAGCAAAATCAATAGAAAAAAGAAGTGATAGATTAATAGAAGAAAAATCCCAATTACTTCACAATATTGACATAGATGAAAAATTGAAGTTAAGTCCCTTAATATTTCACAGCAAAAGATTAATTGAATTTAAAAACGTCTCATTATTTTACAATAACAGATTAATCTGTAGAGATATAAATTTTAAAATTAATCAGGGAGAAATTATTTCTCTGACAGGAAAAAACGGATCCGGAAAATCAACAATTTTGAAATTGATAATAGGAAAAAATGTTAAATACACAGGAAATATTTATTGTGCAAAAAATTTAAAAATTTCTTATGTTTCTCAGGATACTTCCGATTTAAAAGGGAATTTGTTTGAATACATTGAAGAAAAACAGATAGATAAAACATTATTTCTATCAATACTGAGTAAAATGGATTTTAACAGCTTACAGTTTGAAAAGGATATCTCAGATTACAGTGAAGGTCAGAAAAAGAAAATTTTAATAACAGCAAGTCTCTGTGAAAAGGCACATTTGTATATTTGGGATGAACCTTTGAACTTTATAGATATTATGAGTAGAATACAAATAGAAGAATTGATATTAAATTACAGACCGACATTATTGTTTGTTGAACATGATGAATTATTTAATAAGAAAGTTGCAGATAGATTCATAAATTTATAA
- a CDS encoding Rqc2 family fibronectin-binding protein produces the protein MLYMDGIGISFLLKEIKEKIINYKLTKIYQYDKSSLSFYFGKNNLLFQVKDNSTICYLKNEKDLNTDFQSKFLLSLKKYILNSILINIRQEDYDRIVYFDFEKLNQFGDIEKYTLIFEIMGRASNIFLTSQGKILSALYFSSFDEGNRIIMTGAKYVLPFEEKKISPAYLEKENFPFESPEDFINKIEGVGKTFSKECFSDYNIFKKYISEYEAVMYESKKQKIMTYNRFSEYSENDFISFSSVNEGLNEYFKTTITSNVINEKKKVLLKYIDSQTKKFEKILKNINIDLNKNKNYDNYKKIGDILAANMHVLKQGMKEIKTFDFYNNNEITISLDPLLSPNDNLNFYYNKYNKGKRTITALEARFEDIRNEIKYYDEVKLFIEKETDFIGIEEIENELKFSNKNKIKLNKAKKRDLLSFEYKGFKIFVGRNNKENEEISFSKGGPTDIWFHVKDIPGSHVLLIKDNKNPDSDILNFAASLAGKYSKGSEGDKVTVDYCERKFVKKIRSSKPGNVTYSNFNSINIII, from the coding sequence ATGCTATATATGGATGGTATCGGAATATCGTTTTTACTCAAAGAAATAAAAGAAAAAATTATTAATTATAAACTTACGAAGATTTATCAGTACGATAAATCTTCTCTTTCATTTTATTTCGGAAAAAATAATCTTTTATTTCAGGTAAAAGATAATTCGACTATTTGTTATTTAAAAAATGAAAAAGATTTAAACACCGACTTTCAGTCAAAATTTTTACTTTCTTTGAAAAAATACATATTGAACTCTATTTTAATAAATATAAGACAGGAAGACTATGACCGTATAGTTTATTTTGATTTTGAAAAATTGAATCAGTTCGGAGATATAGAAAAATATACTTTAATTTTTGAAATTATGGGAAGAGCAAGTAACATTTTTCTGACTTCTCAGGGGAAAATCCTATCCGCTCTTTATTTCTCATCTTTTGATGAAGGAAACAGAATTATAATGACCGGAGCAAAATATGTTCTTCCTTTTGAAGAAAAAAAAATCTCGCCTGCATACCTTGAAAAAGAAAACTTTCCTTTTGAATCTCCTGAAGATTTCATTAATAAAATAGAGGGAGTAGGAAAAACTTTTTCCAAAGAATGTTTTTCCGACTACAATATTTTTAAAAAATATATTTCCGAATATGAAGCTGTAATGTATGAAAGTAAAAAGCAGAAAATTATGACTTATAACAGATTTTCGGAATATTCGGAAAATGATTTTATTTCCTTTTCTTCTGTTAACGAAGGACTTAACGAATATTTTAAAACTACTATTACTTCCAATGTAATAAACGAAAAAAAGAAAGTTTTATTGAAATACATTGATTCTCAAACAAAGAAATTTGAAAAAATACTGAAAAATATAAATATCGACTTGAATAAAAACAAAAATTATGATAATTACAAAAAAATCGGAGATATTCTCGCTGCAAATATGCACGTTTTAAAGCAGGGTATGAAAGAAATAAAGACTTTTGATTTTTATAATAACAACGAGATAACTATTTCCCTCGATCCGTTATTGTCTCCCAACGATAATCTGAATTTTTATTATAATAAATACAACAAAGGAAAAAGAACAATTACAGCCCTTGAGGCAAGATTTGAAGATATTCGGAATGAGATAAAATATTACGATGAAGTAAAACTGTTTATTGAAAAAGAAACCGACTTTATAGGAATTGAAGAAATTGAAAATGAACTTAAATTCAGTAACAAAAATAAAATTAAGTTAAATAAAGCGAAAAAGCGTGATCTACTCTCTTTTGAATACAAAGGATTTAAAATTTTTGTAGGCAGAAACAATAAAGAAAATGAAGAAATCTCTTTTTCCAAAGGAGGTCCCACAGACATATGGTTTCATGTAAAAGATATTCCCGGAAGTCATGTTTTACTAATAAAAGATAATAAAAATCCCGATTCAGATATTTTGAACTTTGCTGCAAGTCTTGCAGGAAAGTATTCAAAAGGTTCCGAAGGAGATAAAGTAACGGTAGACTATTGTGAAAGAAAGTTTGTAAAAAAAATAAGAAGCTCCAAGCCGGGAAATGTAACTTATTCAAACTTTAATTCTATCAATATAATCATTTAA
- a CDS encoding 1-deoxy-D-xylulose-5-phosphate synthase yields MALEKVNSPEDVKKLSKEELKELAKNVREALLNRLTKIGGHIGPNFGMVEVTIALHYVFDSPKDKFVFDVSHQCYPHKILTGRKEGFLNPDKFSEISGYTNQNESKHDFFKVGHTSTSVSLATGLAKARDLKGDKENIIAIIGDGSLSGGEAYEGLNNASEQGTNMIIIANDNDMSIAENHGGLYKTLKELRETDGKSPNNLFKALGLDYIYVKDGHDIDELIKVFESVKDIDHPVVLHIHTIKGKGLPFAETDKEPWHYNAPFDAATGEVKVKSGGKENYSNLTGEYLLKKMEQDPKVVAISSGTPTVLGFTPERRAKAGKQFVDVGIAEEHAVALSSGIAANGGKPVYGVFSTFIQRTYDQLSQDLCINNNPAVILVFMGGMTGMNDITHLGYFDEQILGNIPNMVYLSPTSREEYFAMLEWGIEQQSHPVAIRVPMNVVTSGEEIKPDFSELNKYVIAETGNDVAIIGLGDYYHLGKEVKELLKEKAGMNATLINPRFISGIDEEVLEKLKENHKLVITLESALIDGGFGEKVTRYYGTSNMKVINFGGKKEFTDRVPAEEILKRNHLTKEQIVEDIMGVLNK; encoded by the coding sequence ATGGCACTTGAAAAAGTAAACTCGCCGGAAGATGTAAAAAAACTGTCAAAAGAGGAACTGAAAGAATTGGCAAAAAATGTAAGGGAAGCACTGCTGAACAGACTGACAAAAATAGGAGGACACATAGGTCCGAACTTCGGTATGGTCGAAGTAACAATAGCATTGCACTATGTATTTGATTCACCTAAGGACAAATTTGTATTTGACGTGTCGCACCAATGCTATCCGCATAAAATTCTGACAGGAAGAAAAGAAGGATTTTTAAATCCCGATAAGTTTTCGGAAATCTCAGGATATACAAATCAGAATGAAAGTAAACACGATTTTTTCAAAGTAGGACATACTTCAACATCGGTAAGTTTGGCAACAGGTCTCGCAAAAGCAAGGGATTTGAAAGGAGATAAGGAAAATATTATTGCAATTATAGGGGACGGATCACTTAGCGGAGGAGAGGCTTACGAAGGACTGAACAACGCTTCGGAACAGGGAACGAATATGATTATTATTGCCAATGATAATGATATGTCTATCGCTGAAAATCACGGGGGATTGTATAAAACATTGAAAGAATTGAGAGAAACTGACGGTAAATCTCCAAACAACCTTTTTAAAGCATTGGGACTTGATTACATTTATGTAAAGGACGGGCATGATATAGATGAATTGATAAAAGTATTTGAAAGTGTAAAAGACATTGATCATCCTGTAGTTTTACATATACATACAATAAAAGGAAAAGGGCTTCCTTTCGCCGAAACAGACAAAGAACCTTGGCATTACAATGCACCTTTTGATGCTGCAACAGGAGAGGTAAAAGTTAAAAGCGGCGGGAAAGAAAATTATTCAAATTTAACGGGAGAATATTTGCTGAAAAAAATGGAACAGGACCCTAAAGTAGTCGCAATAAGTTCCGGAACTCCTACTGTACTGGGATTTACTCCTGAAAGAAGAGCAAAAGCGGGAAAACAGTTTGTAGATGTGGGAATAGCCGAGGAACATGCTGTCGCATTATCATCGGGAATAGCTGCAAATGGCGGTAAACCTGTATACGGTGTATTCAGTACATTTATCCAAAGAACTTACGATCAGCTTTCTCAGGATTTGTGTATTAATAATAATCCTGCGGTGATACTCGTGTTTATGGGTGGAATGACAGGAATGAATGACATAACACATTTGGGATATTTCGATGAGCAGATATTGGGGAATATTCCTAACATGGTTTATTTATCGCCGACAAGCAGGGAAGAATATTTTGCCATGCTTGAATGGGGAATAGAGCAGCAATCTCATCCTGTAGCAATCAGAGTTCCTATGAATGTAGTAACTTCAGGAGAGGAAATAAAGCCTGATTTTTCAGAGTTGAATAAATATGTTATAGCAGAAACGGGAAATGATGTGGCTATTATCGGTCTGGGAGATTATTATCACTTAGGTAAAGAAGTGAAAGAGCTTTTAAAAGAAAAAGCAGGAATGAACGCAACACTTATAAATCCAAGATTTATATCGGGAATAGATGAAGAAGTATTGGAAAAACTGAAAGAAAATCATAAACTTGTAATTACTTTGGAAAGTGCGTTGATTGACGGAGGTTTCGGAGAAAAAGTTACGAGATATTACGGAACTTCAAATATGAAAGTAATAAACTTCGGAGGGAAAAAGGAATTTACTGACAGAGTTCCCGCAGAGGAAATACTGAAAAGAAATCATCTGACAAAAGAGCAGATAGTGGAAGATATTATGGGAGTATTAAATAAGTAG
- a CDS encoding MerR family transcriptional regulator: MTIKEVSEKFDISQDTLRYYERVGMIPPVNRTAGGIRDYNENDLNWVKFAKCMRSAGLQVEAIVEYLKLYREGDTTVQARIELLKEQRERLMEQKNEIDTALEKINNKISLYEKI, from the coding sequence ATGACAATCAAAGAAGTAAGCGAAAAATTTGATATTTCTCAAGATACTTTACGATATTATGAGCGTGTGGGAATGATACCGCCTGTAAACCGTACTGCCGGCGGAATAAGAGATTATAACGAAAATGATCTGAATTGGGTAAAATTCGCAAAATGTATGAGAAGTGCAGGACTTCAGGTGGAAGCTATTGTGGAATATCTGAAATTATATCGTGAAGGAGATACAACGGTACAGGCACGTATAGAGTTGCTCAAAGAACAGAGAGAGCGTCTGATGGAGCAGAAAAATGAAATTGACACAGCTCTGGAAAAAATAAATAACAAAATTTCTTTGTATGAAAAAATATAA